In one Lolium rigidum isolate FL_2022 chromosome 3, APGP_CSIRO_Lrig_0.1, whole genome shotgun sequence genomic region, the following are encoded:
- the LOC124697036 gene encoding uncharacterized protein LOC124697036 — protein MATAAARSPSPGQARPCSAMRRSADSCPFKPADCPHRTASISKGGAVCGCHASPRRRSFGEKENDQQRDAAAARTTSKPARASGPKNFMSPTISAASKAVAAASSPSPRKRVLGERNEDAHLFAPFSPANLAHKPKATPPPEAGSARRLRLSFDGPPPAAAASFGEEDAGMENHHHHAIAAAESVDAAEPSRAALYDPKTNYTSPRPRFLHYRPNPRIDMYRHGGSAARRLDEGLASSESSEESLATTTDDDLAEEEQEQAQQLGPEEPSALAAAPSEAEEAAAVPAAVSCVLPQEPAPGSPRAPVLTSEPAPAAATSPPARVLATEPRATSPPARALTPEPKPGVSSARAPEKKKRSMLRFMFPLALILLVAAAFASVSLPPDSPIMANPAVSKVSSFLSVQELHPVELAAWLKQWSSSSLDSVTAYWEAALASTTQEQEYFGPHFAANFSAASADADHGADFYYNFAEAMPSDDEPIGATSDFTALLPEGDVVLEEESLDDDAVEEEADASEYYKVVEELGVETSEEAPGSNGASFLEEQLNIHDADLSAQAEVDAVMEEESIDAAVPEELDLEMSEEAPDNYGEEMASFSQNSDIPSEPIVEPEQDVETDESQDDHTNGKDEGEEVHRGLKPDSSMWPSYLDKISKPAAGVALLVVILSAGIAVFSMRKKQTQVVSTSSAPVEEPEQPASALSGEPEQAEHHSVEDHHLVKPSQSVSGSSEGHVVRPSQFQSSMAEETERFGDSVSQYSSSLSSGQGRRRKTIEEENLTLEPASRRESTTHSTSSYGSFTTFEKISAKKKNKDDEAMTPVRRSSRLRTVKSPEAQA, from the exons atggcgacggcggcggcgaggtcccCGTCCCCGGGCCAGGCGAGGCCCTGCTCCGCCATGAGGAGGAGCGCCGACTCCTGCCCCTTCAAGCCCGCAG ATTGTCCGCACAGGACCGCCTCCATCTCCAAGGGCGGCGCCGTGTGCGGCTGCCACGCCTCGCCGCGCCGGCGGTCCTTCGGGGAGAAGGAGAACGACCAGCAGCgggacgccgccgcggccagGACCACCTCCAAGCCCGCGCGCGCCTCGGGCCCGAAGAACTTCATGTCGCCCACCATCTCCGCCGCGTCCAAGGCCGTCGCGGCGGCCTCCTCCCCGTCGCCGAGGAAGAGGGTGCTCGGGGAGCGGAACGAGGACGCGCACCTCTTCGCCCCGTTTTCCCCCGCCAACCTCGCCCACAAGCCCAAGGCAACACCACCGCCCGAGGCGGGCTccgcgcgccgcctccgcctctccTTCGACGGGCCGCCTCCCGCGGCCGCCGCCTCGTTCGGTGAAGAGGACGCGGGGATggagaaccaccaccaccacgcgatTGCGGCGGCCGAATCGGTGGACGCGGCGGAGCCGTCCCGCGCGGCGCTGTACGACCCCAAGACCAACTACACCTCGCCGAGGCCCCGGTTCCTGCACTACAGGCCCAACCCCCGCATCGACATGTACAGGCACGGAGGCAGCGCCGCCAGGCGGCTCGACGAGGGCTTGGCCTCCTCCGAGAGCAGCGAGGAATCCCTCGCCACCACCACGGACGATGACCTGGCGGAGGAGGAACAAGAGCAAGCGCAGCAGCTAGGACCAGAGGAGCCATCAGCTCTGGCGGCTGCTCCATCTGAGGCCGAAGAGGCGGCTGCTGTTCCCGCCGCCGTGTCCTGCGTCCTCCCACAGGAACCAGCGCCGGGTTCACCGCGTGCCCCCGTGCTGACATCTGAGCCCGCG CCTGCGGCGGCCACGTCCCCGCCGGCTCGCGTCCTGGCAACGGAGCCTCGGGCGACTTCTCCGCCAGCTCGTGCGCTGACGCCAGAGCCGAAGCCTGGGGTGAGCTCCGCGCGAGctccagagaagaagaagagatctaTGCTGAGGTTCATGTTTCCTCTTGCTCTGATTCTGCTCGTGGCTGCTGCCTTCGCGAGCGTGTCGTTGCCGCCAGATTCTCCGATCATGGCAAACCCCGCCGTGTCGAAGGTGTCGAGCTTTCTTTCAGTTCAAGAATTGCATCCTGTGGAGTTGGCTGCTTGGCTCAAGCAATGGTCAAGCAGTTCGTTGGATTCGGTCACGGCCTACTGGGAGGCTGCTTTGGCTTCTACTACGCAAGAGCAAGAGTATTTCGGTCCGCACTTTGCTGCCAATTTCAGTGCTGCATCTGCAGATGCGGATCATGGTGCTGATTTCTACTACAACTTTGCTGAAGCGATGCCAAGTGATGATGAACCTATTGGTGCCA CAAGTGACTTCACTGCACTACTGCCAGAGGGCGATGTTGTATTGGAAGAAGAATCACTTGATGATGATGCAGTTGAAGAAGAGGCTGATGCATCAGAATACTACAAGGTAGTAGAAGAGCTTGGTGTTGAAACATCAGAAGAAGCCCCAGGTAGCAATGGTGCCAGTTTCTTGGAGGAGCAGTTGAACATCCACGACGCTGACTTGAGTGCACAGGCAGAGGTTGATGCTGTAATGGAAGAAGAATCAATTGATGCTGCGGTACCAGAGGAGCTTGATCTTGAAATGTCAGAGGAAGCTCCTGATAACTATGGTGAAGAGATGGCATCCTTCAGTCAGAATTCGGACATCCCCTCTGAACCTATTGTAGAGCCAGAGCAAGATGTTGAGACTGATGAGTCCCAGGACGATCACACTAATGGCAAGGACGAGGGTGAGGAGGTGCATCGTGGTCTGAAGCCGGATTCGAGTATGTGGCCAAGCTACTTGGACAAAATCTCAAAGCCTGCAGCAGGTGTTGCTCTTCTTGTTGTCATTCTGTCAGCTGGCATTGCTGTCTTTTCTATGAGGAAGAAGCAAACACAGGTTGTATCAACTTCCAGTGCACCAGTTGAGGAACCTGAGCAGCCTGCCAGTGCACTATCTGGGGAACCTGAGCAGGCTGAACATCATTCTGTTGAGGATCACCACCTTGTCAAGCCTTCACAGTCTGTTTCAGGGAGCAGCGAGGGCCACGTTGTGAGGCCTTCACAGTTTCAGAGTTCCATGGCAGAAGAAACTGAAAGATTTGGCGATTCTGTTTCTCAGTATAGCAGCAGCTTGTCTTCTGGCCAAGGCAGGAGGAGGAAGACCATAGAGGAAGAGAACCTCACTCTTGAGCCAGCATCCAGGAGAGAATCCACAACACATTCCACATCATCCTATGGTAGTTTCACTACCTTTGAGAAGATCTCTGCCAAAAAA AAGAATAAGGACGACGAGGCGATGACCCCAGTCCGACGTTCCAGCAGGTTGCGGACTGTTAAATCACCGGAGGCGCAGGCTTAG
- the LOC124700038 gene encoding plastidial pyruvate kinase 1, chloroplastic-like, with product MATSAATGSLPSYLVPASASRRRRAHRIRASTTSVEGAMDVVSEAELREKGFMGMRKTKLVCTVGPACLDALPALARGGMGVARVNLCHGGRDWHRAAMTEVRRLNEEEGFCVSLMVDTEGSQLLVADHGGPASVKAEDCSEWLFTSKKTDKVHPFAMHVNFDKFSEGILVGDELVVDGGMATFEVTEKIGDDLRCKCTDPGLLLPRAKLSFWRDGKLIERNFGLPTLSAKDWADIEFGITEGVDFIALSFAKDANDIKDLKTYLSRRSLGHIKIFAKIESLEALKNLKEITEASDGVMVARGDLGVQVPLEQIPAIQEAIVELCRNLNKPVIVASQLLESMVEYPTPTRAEVADVSEAVRQYADAIMLSAESAVGAFPEKALSVLRAASERMESWSREENMQRFLPQHQLAIALPDRISEQICSSAVEMANNLAVDAIFVYTKHGHMASLLSRNRPNPPIFAFTDNASSRKSMNLYWGVIPLQLPLLNSMNDNFNNTIRLMKSKGSVKPGDSVLVVADSDLNQPCGATSVYQSIQVRLVD from the exons AtggccacctccgccgccactggCTCCTTGCCTTCCTACCTCGTcccggcctccgcctcccgccgccgccgggcccaCCGGATCCGGGCGTCGACGACGTCGGTGGAAGGGGCGATGGACGTGGTGTCGGAGGCGGAGCTGAGGGAGAAGGGGTTCATGGGGATGCGGAAGACCAAGCTCGTCTGCACCGTGGGCCCCGCGTGCCTGGACGCGCTGCCGGCGCTGGCGCGCGGCGGGATGGGCGTGGCGCGGGTCAACCTCTGCCACGGCGGCCGCGACTGGCACCGCGCCGCAATGACCGAGGTGCGGAGGCTCAACGAGGAGGAGGGCTTCTGCGTCTCCCTCATGGTCGACACCGAGGGCTCCCAGCTCCTCGTGGCGGACCACGGCGGCCCGGCATCAGTCAAGGCCGAG GATTGCTCTGAATGGTTATTTACAAGTAAAAAAACTGACAAAGTTCATCCATTTGCAATGCATGTGAACTTTGATAAGTTTTCTGAAG GCATTCTAGTTGGTGACGAGCTTGTCGTAGATGGTGGAATGGCTACATTTGAAGTTACAGAAAAGATCGGGGACGATCTACGCTGTAAGTGCACAGACCCAGGTTTGCTTCTTCCTCGAGCCAAGTTGTCATTCTGGAGGGACGGAAAATTAATTGAAAGGAACTTTGGGCTTCCTACCTTGTCGGCAAAG GATTGGGCTGACATTGAATTCGGCATAACTGAAGGGGTTGATTTCATTGCTCTTTCATTTGCAAAGGATGCTAATGATATTAAGGACCTGAAGACTTACCTCTCCAGAAGATCACTAGG ACACATTAAAATATTTGCGAAGATTGAGAGTCTGGAAGCTCTGAAGAACCTGAAAGAAATCACAGAGGCATCTGACGGAGTTATGGTTGCACGTGGTGATCTTGGAGTGCAGGTTCCTCTAGAACAAATCCCAGCCATCCAAGAAGCAATTGTTGAACTATGTAGAAACCTGAACAAGCCCGTGATAGTTGCTTCTCAGCTTCTTGAATCAATGGTTGAATACCCAACGCCAACTCGCGCGGAG GTTGCAGACGTCTCGGAAGCAGTTCGGCAATATGCAGATGCTATAATGCTATCAGCTGAGTCCGCTGTAGGTGCATTTCCTGAGAAAGCTCTGTCCGTCCTTCGTGCTGCTAGCGAGAGGATGGAATCATGGAGCCGCGAGGAAAACATGCAAAGATTTCTTCCGCAACACCAGCTTGCAATAGCTCTGCCTGACCGTATTTCGGAGCAAATTTGCAGCAGTGCTGTGGAAATGG CAAACAACCTTGCCGTGGATGCCATCTTCGTTTATACAAAGCATGGCCACATGGCATCGCTCCTATCTCGCAACCGGCCAAACCCTCCCATCTTCGCGTTCACTGACAATGCGAGTTCAAGAAAGAGCATGAACCTTTACTGGGGAGTAATCCCACTTCAGCTACCTCTGTTGAATAGCATGAACGATAACTTCAATAATACCATCAGGCTCATGAAGTCCAAGGGTTCAGTGAAACCTGGAGACTCTGTCTTGGTCGTCGCCGACTCGGATCTAAACCAGCCTTGTGGTGCTACATCAGTTTATCAATCAATTCAGGTCCGACTAGTGGACTAA